Proteins encoded together in one Thermophilibacter immobilis window:
- a CDS encoding ribonuclease J produces the protein MPKKDTALRIIPLGGLDGIGKNMTAFEYGDDMVLVDAGLMFPDDDQPGIDLILPDYTYVLENEDKLRGIIITHGHEDHIGALPYLLADLTRKVPIFSSKLTLGMIEGKLSEFPSVKAPKYREVTDGSTITLGAFTISLFRMTHSIPAALGVFMSTPAGTVLHTGDFKLDQTPIDGQQPNYHAINQFGAQGVDLLLSDSTNATRPGFTPSESAVGPALRHIIKNAPGRVFVASFSSHIHRLQQICDASVAVGRKVVVTGRSMLTNTKVARELGYLNIADDDIVDAYDIDRVPDEKIVVMCTGSQGEPLSALARMANGEHKSLSIHESDTVIISATPVPGNEKSVQAIVNALSKIGCDIYDKNRALVHVSGHGSSEELKLMLAMAQPRYFMPVHGEAQHLRAHAALGRASGIPEDRIFILDNGDSLEMVKHKVRRGHAVESGVVYVDGGTVTEANPVVLRDRDKLAQDGVVTCTVVLSKRGRSATVEIASRGVAASTDEMLAAEGQRLVRAQVDKLVGSGAANVDALRRGVRNSLSNQLWSKTHARPMIIPVVMEV, from the coding sequence ATGCCCAAGAAAGACACCGCGCTCAGGATCATCCCGCTGGGAGGCCTGGACGGCATAGGAAAGAACATGACCGCCTTCGAGTACGGAGACGACATGGTCCTCGTCGACGCCGGCCTCATGTTCCCCGACGACGACCAGCCCGGCATCGACCTCATCCTGCCCGACTACACCTACGTCCTCGAGAACGAGGACAAGCTTCGCGGCATCATCATCACGCACGGTCACGAGGACCACATCGGCGCCCTGCCGTACCTGCTCGCCGACCTCACCCGTAAGGTCCCCATCTTCTCGAGCAAGCTCACTCTCGGCATGATCGAGGGCAAGCTCTCCGAGTTCCCGAGCGTCAAGGCGCCCAAGTACCGCGAGGTCACCGACGGCTCCACGATCACCCTCGGGGCCTTCACCATCTCCCTGTTCAGGATGACCCACTCGATCCCGGCCGCGCTCGGCGTGTTCATGTCCACGCCCGCCGGCACCGTCCTGCACACGGGCGACTTCAAGCTCGACCAGACGCCGATCGACGGGCAGCAGCCCAACTACCACGCCATCAACCAGTTCGGCGCGCAGGGGGTCGACCTCCTGCTCTCCGACTCGACCAACGCCACCAGGCCCGGCTTCACGCCGTCCGAGTCCGCCGTGGGCCCGGCCCTGCGTCACATCATCAAGAACGCGCCCGGCCGTGTCTTCGTGGCCTCCTTCTCGAGCCACATCCACCGCCTGCAGCAGATCTGCGACGCGAGCGTGGCCGTGGGCCGCAAGGTCGTCGTCACGGGCCGCTCCATGCTCACCAACACCAAGGTGGCCCGCGAGCTCGGCTACCTCAACATCGCCGACGACGACATCGTCGACGCCTACGACATCGACCGCGTCCCCGACGAGAAGATCGTCGTCATGTGCACGGGGTCTCAGGGCGAACCCCTCTCGGCGCTCGCGCGCATGGCCAACGGCGAGCACAAGTCCCTCTCGATCCACGAGTCCGACACCGTGATCATCTCGGCCACGCCCGTCCCGGGCAACGAGAAGAGCGTCCAGGCGATCGTGAACGCGCTCTCCAAGATCGGCTGCGACATCTACGACAAGAACCGCGCCCTGGTGCACGTCTCGGGCCACGGCTCCTCCGAGGAGCTCAAGCTCATGCTCGCCATGGCGCAGCCGCGCTACTTCATGCCGGTCCACGGCGAGGCCCAGCACCTGCGTGCCCACGCCGCCCTGGGGCGCGCGTCCGGCATCCCCGAGGACCGCATCTTCATCCTCGACAACGGCGACTCGCTCGAGATGGTCAAGCACAAGGTCCGTCGCGGCCACGCCGTGGAGTCGGGCGTCGTCTACGTGGACGGCGGCACCGTCACCGAGGCCAACCCCGTGGTCCTGCGCGACCGCGACAAGCTCGCCCAGGACGGCGTGGTCACCTGCACGGTCGTGCTCTCCAAGCGCGGCCGCTCGGCCACGGTGGAGATTGCCAGCCGCGGCGTCGCGGCCTCGACCGACGAGATGCTCGCCGCCGAGGGCCAGAGGCTCGTGCGCGCCCAGGTCGACAAGCTCGTGGGCTCCGGCGCTGCCAACGTCGACGCGCTCAGGCGCGGCGTGCGCAACTCCCTGTCCAACCAGCTCTGGAGCAAGACGCACGCCCGCCCGATGATTATCCCGGTCGTGATGGAGGTCTAG
- a CDS encoding YajQ family cyclic di-GMP-binding protein, with protein MAKEASFDIVSVVDMQEVDNAYQQASRELTQRYDLKQTGATLELARADGAFKIVAPSEFVASQVRDVLASKLTRRGIDLAAVRWDEPAPAGNMTVRQAGALVQGIGQDTARQIAKDVRDLKVKAKVTVEKDKLRVSSASRDVLQSVIAHVKEHDYGQPLQFVNYR; from the coding sequence ATGGCAAAGGAAGCGAGCTTCGACATCGTGTCCGTCGTGGACATGCAGGAGGTCGACAACGCCTACCAGCAGGCGTCGCGGGAGCTCACGCAGCGCTACGACCTCAAGCAGACGGGCGCCACGCTCGAGCTCGCCCGCGCGGACGGCGCCTTCAAGATCGTGGCACCCTCGGAGTTCGTGGCCTCCCAGGTGCGCGACGTACTCGCGAGCAAGCTCACCCGCCGCGGGATCGACCTCGCCGCCGTGCGCTGGGACGAGCCCGCGCCGGCCGGCAACATGACGGTGCGCCAGGCGGGTGCGCTCGTCCAGGGGATCGGCCAGGACACGGCCAGGCAAATCGCCAAGGACGTCCGCGACCTCAAGGTCAAGGCCAAGGTCACCGTCGAGAAGGACAAGTTGCGCGTGAGCTCCGCCTCGCGCGACGTCCTCCAGTCCGTCATCGCACACGTCAAGGAGCACGACTATGGCCAGCCGCTGCAGTTCGTCAACTATCGCTAG
- the rpsO gene encoding 30S ribosomal protein S15 translates to MAVTKERKAELMAQYGKAEGDSGSAEVQVALLTERIRGLTEHMKSHPKDFHTRRGLLMLVGKRRRLLSYIKRNDIEAYRALIKSLGIRDNIQ, encoded by the coding sequence ATGGCAGTCACCAAGGAGCGCAAGGCCGAGCTCATGGCCCAGTACGGCAAGGCCGAGGGGGACTCCGGCTCGGCCGAGGTTCAGGTCGCCCTGCTCACCGAGCGCATCAGGGGCCTCACCGAGCACATGAAGTCCCACCCCAAGGACTTCCACACCCGTCGCGGCCTCCTCATGCTGGTCGGCAAGCGTCGTCGCCTGCTCTCCTACATCAAGCGCAACGACATCGAGGCGTACCGCGCGCTCATCAAGAGCCTCGGCATCCGCGACAACATCCAGTAA
- a CDS encoding DNA translocase FtsK, translating into MPSKRTAQAAQGRARNKARGGGSKGSAAARTRTLTPMQSDILGVTLAVVAVALLVSLVAPSSAPLTSAVHDALALSFGAAALLVPLALFAFAMTFFLGDEKGVSGRIALGLTLIVCAVLALLSLNLSGAVASPALVFTPAAAALAGGYVGGAIAWALLEAVGQLVGNVLLVGVIVAGVVICGFSISGAVASARARISHVASARHERAEERRSQAIIDAAADEDTPLAPGQTVAARPQGSLFDEAGEGATTFIGDRKTTVLRRGRAKLLSQDDAPAADEAPTTLLDVGEPIADGGKGDAGSLPAFLRGGAAKAGGDDSAPKTRKAPKSSKAAVIEPPHEVSRPGDADESYELPPLSILRKNAEFKGSYADDAELRRTAEKLQGTLEEFGLTSRVEGWIAGPSVTTFKISMGEGERVSKIVNLEDDIALSLAAKSVRIFAPIPGTSLVGIEIPNEKPQPVFLSDVLPYAKGGPLDCAFGRDSEGRPIVVDLAGLPHLLVAGTTGSGKSVLLNAIIMSILMRATPDQVRLIMVDPKRVEFTGYAGLPHLYVPVVTEPRQAASALQWGVTEMERRLKVFEHYKVRDIKTYNGNVDGDKYVEMENPPAHMPYFVIVIDELADLMMVAGKDVESSIVRIAQLGRAAGIHLIVATQRPSADVVTGLIRANIDNRVALSVDNSINSRIILDQKGAEQLLGRGDMLVKLRGKKPRRAQGCWVSDEEIEQTVAFVRDQVTADYHEDILTAVVPNAPGASEPGAPKDDDPLVWEAAHIVVDSQLGSTSGLQRALSVGYARAGRIMDMLEAKGVVGPANGSKPRDVLMDKDGLEDLRVAEEAYREVQ; encoded by the coding sequence ATGCCTTCCAAGCGCACCGCACAGGCAGCACAGGGGCGCGCGCGCAACAAGGCGCGCGGCGGCGGGTCCAAGGGCTCGGCCGCCGCGCGCACGCGCACGCTCACCCCGATGCAGAGCGACATCCTCGGCGTGACCCTGGCCGTCGTGGCCGTGGCCCTGCTCGTCTCGCTCGTGGCGCCCTCGTCGGCGCCCCTGACGAGCGCGGTCCACGACGCCCTTGCGCTGTCCTTCGGCGCCGCGGCCCTGCTCGTGCCCCTCGCGCTGTTCGCCTTTGCGATGACGTTCTTCCTGGGTGACGAGAAGGGCGTCTCGGGCCGCATCGCCCTGGGGCTCACCCTCATCGTCTGCGCGGTGCTCGCGCTGCTCTCCTTGAATCTCTCGGGGGCCGTGGCCTCGCCCGCACTCGTCTTCACACCCGCGGCGGCAGCCCTCGCGGGCGGCTACGTGGGCGGTGCCATCGCCTGGGCCCTGCTCGAGGCCGTGGGGCAGCTCGTGGGCAACGTGCTTCTCGTGGGCGTGATCGTGGCCGGCGTCGTGATCTGCGGCTTCTCCATCTCGGGGGCCGTGGCCTCCGCGCGCGCGCGGATCTCCCACGTAGCCTCAGCGCGCCACGAGCGTGCCGAGGAGCGCCGCTCCCAGGCCATCATCGACGCCGCGGCGGACGAGGACACGCCCCTCGCCCCCGGACAGACCGTCGCCGCGCGCCCGCAGGGCTCCCTGTTCGACGAGGCGGGCGAGGGTGCCACGACCTTCATCGGCGACCGCAAGACGACGGTGCTCAGGCGCGGCCGCGCCAAGCTCCTGTCCCAGGACGACGCCCCCGCCGCCGACGAGGCCCCCACGACGCTGCTCGACGTGGGCGAGCCCATCGCGGACGGGGGCAAGGGCGACGCGGGCAGCCTCCCGGCGTTTCTGCGCGGGGGCGCCGCAAAGGCGGGGGGGGATGACAGCGCCCCCAAGACGCGCAAGGCCCCCAAGTCCTCCAAGGCGGCCGTCATCGAGCCGCCGCACGAGGTCTCGCGCCCCGGCGACGCCGACGAGTCCTACGAGCTGCCGCCCCTCTCGATCCTGCGCAAGAACGCGGAGTTCAAGGGCTCCTACGCCGACGACGCGGAGCTCCGCCGAACCGCGGAGAAGCTCCAGGGCACCCTCGAGGAGTTCGGGCTCACCTCCCGGGTCGAGGGCTGGATCGCCGGCCCCTCGGTCACCACGTTCAAGATCTCGATGGGTGAGGGCGAGCGCGTGAGCAAGATCGTCAACCTCGAGGACGACATCGCCCTGTCCCTAGCCGCCAAGTCGGTTCGCATCTTTGCCCCCATCCCCGGCACCTCTCTCGTGGGCATCGAGATCCCCAACGAGAAGCCCCAGCCGGTCTTTCTCTCCGACGTGCTCCCATACGCCAAGGGAGGGCCCCTCGACTGCGCCTTCGGCCGCGACTCCGAGGGAAGGCCGATCGTCGTCGACCTCGCGGGCCTGCCGCACCTGCTCGTCGCTGGCACCACGGGCTCGGGCAAGTCGGTCCTGCTCAACGCCATCATCATGTCGATCCTCATGCGCGCCACCCCCGATCAGGTGCGCCTGATCATGGTCGACCCCAAGCGCGTCGAGTTCACGGGCTACGCGGGCCTGCCCCACCTCTACGTGCCCGTCGTCACGGAGCCCCGCCAGGCCGCGAGCGCCCTGCAGTGGGGCGTGACCGAGATGGAGCGCCGCCTTAAGGTCTTCGAGCACTACAAGGTCCGCGACATCAAGACCTACAACGGCAACGTCGACGGCGACAAGTACGTCGAGATGGAGAACCCGCCTGCGCACATGCCGTACTTCGTCATCGTGATCGACGAGCTCGCGGACCTCATGATGGTGGCCGGCAAGGACGTCGAGTCCTCGATCGTGCGCATTGCCCAGCTGGGCCGCGCCGCCGGCATCCACCTGATCGTGGCCACCCAGCGCCCCTCGGCCGACGTGGTCACGGGCCTCATCCGCGCCAACATCGACAACCGCGTGGCCCTCTCGGTCGACAACTCGATCAACTCTCGCATCATCCTCGACCAGAAGGGCGCCGAGCAGCTCTTGGGCAGGGGGGACATGCTCGTCAAGCTTCGCGGCAAGAAGCCCCGTCGCGCCCAGGGCTGCTGGGTCTCCGACGAGGAGATCGAGCAGACCGTCGCGTTCGTGCGCGACCAGGTCACGGCCGACTACCACGAGGACATCCTCACCGCCGTGGTCCCCAACGCCCCCGGGGCGAGCGAGCCAGGGGCCCCCAAGGACGACGACCCACTCGTCTGGGAGGCGGCCCACATCGTCGTGGACTCCCAGCTCGGCTCCACCTCGGGGCTGCAGCGCGCGCTGTCGGTGGGCTACGCGCGGGCGGGAAGGATCATGGACATGCTCGAGGCGAAGGGCGTGGTGGGGCCCGCCAACGGCTCCAAGCCGCGTGACGTCCTCATGGACAAGGACGGCCTCGAGGACCTGAGGGTCGCCGAGGAAGCCTATAGGGAGGTGCAGTGA
- the pgsA gene encoding CDP-diacylglycerol--glycerol-3-phosphate 3-phosphatidyltransferase encodes MARRGGIWTAANVVTCVRVALIPLFMVLATAARADAGTSSDPVLAAASFALYVALALTDKLDGHLARSRGEVTDFGKFLDPIADKLLVFSALLLLLEQQLVGVWAVFAILAREFLVSALRMLAGVQGEVIAAGNLGKAKTAVTLVSISCYYATLLSASLLLGTPTTWLLGAADALMIVAVALTVASGVQYFWNARHVVFRA; translated from the coding sequence ATGGCGCGAAGAGGAGGCATCTGGACGGCGGCCAACGTCGTCACCTGCGTGCGCGTAGCGCTCATCCCGCTGTTCATGGTCCTCGCCACGGCCGCGCGCGCGGACGCCGGGACGTCGTCCGACCCTGTCCTGGCCGCCGCGTCCTTCGCGCTCTACGTCGCGCTCGCCCTCACCGACAAGCTCGACGGTCACCTCGCGCGCTCGCGCGGGGAGGTGACCGACTTCGGCAAGTTCCTCGACCCCATCGCCGACAAGCTCCTGGTCTTCTCGGCCCTGCTCCTCCTGCTCGAGCAGCAGCTCGTGGGCGTGTGGGCGGTCTTCGCGATCCTCGCGCGCGAGTTTTTGGTGAGCGCCCTGCGCATGCTCGCCGGCGTCCAGGGCGAGGTCATCGCCGCCGGCAACCTGGGCAAGGCCAAGACGGCGGTCACGCTGGTGTCGATCTCGTGCTACTACGCGACGCTCCTGTCCGCGTCGCTGCTCCTGGGGACCCCCACGACGTGGCTCCTGGGTGCCGCGGACGCGCTTATGATCGTCGCGGTCGCGCTCACCGTGGCCTCGGGCGTCCAGTACTTCTGGAACGCCCGTCACGTCGTCTTCAGGGCGTAG
- a CDS encoding helix-turn-helix domain-containing protein translates to MARSRFSEMLLARRHELGLTVSQASKILKLREDVLVAFEEGDYEHMPQSGYAQGMLSSYARYLGLNAREVVDLFQEELYEHHTGTSSHELRRRTRETQAGRGISGYDIVNEEGSRPKAYVEYRPLLPTAGGPAGDMGDFATTAPARPRTSVPLAGSRGAGAPVRRIYQEGASAPRPYNGADPSQRSAPSTARRRAGTQRRRADAQTGRRPREGRDLDETARSARSYRRDDVSTRRVLPSEYTDDMRYDDPANPYAPASTISGRRSSRNIAQVERPNVRRRGAPSGRGGTSARRGRRPARPRGPLGSVRWFLSDSRRALALIIVLLTAVLTAILVLSVGACVSAKNQGATSGQNVAVNSVDQDASTTDATSTDDASTTDATSTDAADEAATTDASDSATSTPTETVVDVTVADGSFSWLEITCDGTSEIADSVTGPWSASYTVYDSITVQTGTPGSVTVTVNGEPQEFNSKASGIGSLTIKGTPKAEDATTTGDSTDATTGASPTSAGTSSTAAASSSTAATQTTARTTQ, encoded by the coding sequence ATGGCGCGCTCGCGCTTCAGCGAGATGCTGCTCGCCCGTCGCCACGAGCTCGGGCTCACCGTCTCCCAGGCCTCCAAGATCTTGAAGCTGCGCGAGGACGTCCTCGTGGCCTTCGAGGAGGGCGACTACGAGCACATGCCCCAGAGCGGCTACGCCCAGGGCATGCTCTCGAGCTACGCCCGCTACCTCGGGCTCAACGCGCGCGAGGTCGTAGACCTCTTCCAGGAGGAGCTCTACGAGCACCACACGGGCACCTCCTCGCACGAGCTGCGCCGGCGCACGCGCGAGACCCAGGCGGGCCGGGGCATCTCCGGCTACGACATCGTGAACGAGGAGGGCTCGCGCCCCAAGGCCTACGTTGAGTATCGGCCCCTGCTGCCCACTGCGGGGGGACCCGCCGGCGACATGGGGGACTTCGCGACGACGGCTCCCGCGCGCCCGCGCACCTCGGTGCCGCTCGCGGGCTCACGGGGCGCCGGCGCGCCCGTCCGCCGCATCTACCAGGAGGGCGCCTCCGCGCCGCGCCCCTACAACGGGGCCGACCCCTCGCAGCGCAGCGCCCCCAGCACGGCCCGCCGGCGCGCGGGGACCCAGCGGCGTCGCGCGGACGCTCAGACGGGCCGCCGCCCTCGCGAGGGTCGTGACCTCGACGAGACTGCGCGCTCTGCGCGCTCCTATCGCCGCGACGACGTGAGCACGAGGCGGGTCTTGCCGAGCGAGTACACCGACGACATGCGCTACGACGACCCCGCGAACCCCTACGCGCCGGCCTCGACGATCTCGGGCAGGCGCTCGTCTCGCAACATCGCCCAGGTCGAGCGGCCCAACGTCCGTCGCAGGGGCGCCCCTTCCGGACGCGGGGGCACCTCGGCGCGTCGCGGTCGACGCCCGGCGCGCCCCCGGGGACCCCTGGGGTCCGTGCGGTGGTTCCTCTCGGACTCCCGCCGCGCCCTGGCCCTGATCATCGTGCTGCTCACCGCGGTGCTCACGGCCATCCTGGTCCTCTCGGTGGGCGCGTGCGTGAGCGCGAAGAACCAGGGGGCCACGAGCGGGCAGAACGTCGCGGTGAACAGCGTCGACCAGGACGCGTCGACGACGGATGCAACCTCGACCGACGACGCGTCGACGACGGACGCGACCTCGACCGACGCCGCCGACGAGGCCGCGACGACGGATGCCTCGGACAGCGCCACCTCGACGCCCACCGAGACGGTCGTCGATGTCACGGTGGCCGACGGGAGCTTCTCGTGGCTCGAGATCACCTGCGACGGCACGAGCGAGATCGCCGACAGTGTGACCGGCCCGTGGAGTGCCAGCTACACGGTCTACGACTCGATCACCGTGCAGACGGGCACCCCCGGCTCCGTGACGGTCACCGTGAACGGGGAGCCCCAGGAGTTCAACTCCAAGGCCTCGGGCATCGGGTCGCTCACGATCAAGGGGACCCCCAAGGCCGAGGACGCTACGACGACCGGCGACTCCACGGACGCCACCACGGGGGCCTCGCCGACCTCGGCGGGCACGAGCTCCACTGCGGCGGCCTCCTCGTCCACGGCCGCGACGCAAACGACCGCGCGCACCACGCAGTAG
- a CDS encoding polyribonucleotide nucleotidyltransferase: MAKVTHEFDLYGKRYALETGELAKQATGAVLVRSGDSTVLLTAVVSKERKDYDFFPLTVDFIEKMYAVGRIPGGYLKREARPSEKATLTARMIDRPLRPSFPAGFRNEVQVVATTLVADQVNPVDTICVMAASAALTVGGVPFEGPLACVRIGRDRDTREFIVNPTYEERDHSDLDLELGGSASFISMLEAGADEISEDDMLAAMSFGQEAIAAFCEQEKAFFAKVEAANGPIQQRSYVLDEPTPELHDRVFAHYAEMEAALKDADKLSRISKVEALKDAIKAEFTEDEQARWSRAIPVELKALEKHAMRLMVVQTGERVDGRANDEVRPLMVKPDYLPRVHGSGLFQRGQTQVLSVATLGMLNEWQRLDTIEPVDGKRYIHHYNFPPYCTGETGRMGTPKRREIGHGNLAERALLPVIPSADDFPYTIRVVSEVMESNGSSSMASTCGSTLALMDAGVPLERPVSGVAMGLIQEEGKTVVLTDIQGLEDFLGDMDFKVTGTTRGITAMQMDNKATGLTPEIFRRALAQAHEGRMFILDAMLDQISAPRESPKECAPQIISLQIPTDKIRDVIGSGGKVIRGIQEDTGATIDIQEDGSVFIAGVGGAGEAAAERIKAIVKVPEVGEEYAGRVVGIQPFGAFVELLPGKDGLLHISRVAKGRVDKVEDVLNIGDEVRVRVLEVDEKGKISLDRIDKPDAPAGSGHGSDHGNGASHAGEGERPRREHRAHRRPGDRGESGSNGNGGERRQPRRHHDA; encoded by the coding sequence ATGGCAAAGGTTACACACGAGTTCGACCTCTACGGAAAGCGCTACGCCCTGGAGACTGGCGAGCTGGCCAAGCAGGCCACCGGGGCGGTCCTCGTCAGGAGCGGCGACTCCACCGTCCTGCTCACTGCGGTGGTCTCCAAGGAGCGCAAGGACTACGACTTCTTCCCGCTCACGGTCGACTTCATCGAGAAGATGTACGCCGTGGGGCGCATCCCCGGCGGCTACCTCAAGCGCGAGGCGCGCCCGTCCGAGAAGGCCACCCTCACGGCCCGCATGATCGACCGCCCGCTGCGCCCGAGCTTCCCGGCCGGGTTCAGAAACGAGGTTCAGGTCGTGGCCACCACCCTCGTGGCCGACCAGGTCAACCCGGTCGACACCATCTGCGTCATGGCCGCCTCTGCGGCGCTCACCGTGGGAGGGGTGCCCTTCGAGGGACCGCTCGCCTGCGTGCGCATCGGCCGTGACCGCGACACCCGCGAGTTCATCGTGAACCCGACCTACGAGGAGCGCGACCACTCCGACCTCGACCTCGAGCTCGGCGGCTCGGCCAGCTTCATCTCCATGCTCGAGGCCGGTGCCGACGAGATCTCCGAGGATGACATGCTCGCCGCCATGTCCTTCGGCCAGGAGGCCATCGCGGCCTTCTGCGAGCAGGAGAAGGCTTTCTTCGCCAAGGTCGAGGCGGCCAACGGCCCCATCCAGCAGCGCTCCTACGTCCTCGACGAGCCCACGCCTGAGCTCCACGACCGCGTCTTCGCCCACTACGCCGAGATGGAGGCCGCCCTCAAGGACGCCGACAAGCTCAGCCGCATCTCCAAGGTCGAGGCCCTGAAGGACGCTATCAAGGCCGAGTTCACCGAGGACGAGCAGGCTCGCTGGAGCCGTGCCATTCCCGTGGAGCTCAAGGCCCTCGAGAAGCACGCGATGCGCCTCATGGTCGTCCAGACCGGCGAGCGCGTGGACGGGCGTGCGAACGACGAGGTGCGCCCCCTCATGGTCAAGCCCGACTACCTGCCGCGCGTCCACGGCTCTGGCCTGTTCCAGCGCGGCCAGACCCAGGTCTTGTCGGTGGCCACCCTCGGCATGCTCAATGAGTGGCAGCGCCTGGACACCATCGAGCCCGTCGACGGCAAGCGCTACATCCACCACTACAACTTCCCGCCGTACTGCACCGGCGAGACCGGCCGCATGGGCACGCCCAAGCGCCGCGAGATCGGCCACGGCAACCTCGCCGAGCGCGCCCTTCTCCCGGTGATTCCCTCGGCCGACGACTTCCCCTACACGATTCGCGTGGTCTCCGAGGTCATGGAGTCCAACGGCTCCTCCTCGATGGCATCGACCTGCGGTTCCACGCTCGCTCTCATGGACGCTGGCGTGCCCCTCGAGAGGCCCGTCTCCGGCGTGGCTATGGGCCTCATCCAGGAGGAGGGCAAGACTGTCGTCCTGACCGACATCCAGGGCCTCGAGGACTTCCTCGGCGACATGGACTTCAAGGTTACCGGCACCACCAGGGGCATCACGGCCATGCAGATGGACAACAAGGCCACCGGCCTCACGCCCGAGATCTTCCGCCGCGCGCTCGCCCAGGCGCACGAGGGCCGCATGTTCATCCTCGACGCCATGCTCGATCAGATCTCCGCGCCGCGCGAGAGCCCCAAGGAGTGCGCGCCCCAGATTATCAGCCTGCAGATCCCCACGGACAAGATTCGCGACGTCATCGGAAGCGGCGGCAAGGTCATCCGCGGCATCCAGGAGGACACGGGCGCCACGATCGACATCCAGGAGGACGGCAGCGTCTTCATCGCCGGCGTCGGCGGCGCGGGCGAGGCCGCGGCCGAGCGCATCAAGGCCATCGTCAAGGTCCCCGAGGTGGGCGAGGAGTACGCCGGCCGCGTCGTGGGCATCCAGCCCTTCGGCGCCTTCGTCGAGCTCCTGCCCGGCAAGGACGGCCTGCTCCACATCAGCCGCGTCGCCAAGGGCCGCGTGGACAAAGTCGAGGACGTCCTTAACATCGGCGACGAGGTGCGCGTCCGCGTCCTCGAGGTCGACGAGAAGGGCAAGATCTCGCTCGACCGCATCGACAAGCCTGATGCCCCCGCGGGCTCCGGCCACGGCAGCGACCACGGCAACGGCGCGAGCCACGCCGGCGAGGGCGAGCGTCCCCGCCGCGAGCATCGCGCGCACCGTCGCCCGGGCGACCGAGGTGAGTCCGGCTCGAACGGCAACGGTGGCGAGAGGCGTCAGCCGCGCCGTCACCACGACGCGTAG
- the rimO gene encoding 30S ribosomal protein S12 methylthiotransferase RimO: protein MASRCSSSTIASAGAPRVLFVTLGCAKNEVDTDRMRARLLRAGFSAAEDAPDADVAIVNTCSFLASATQESVEVTLELAEASSEGVRSRPIVMCGCVPSRYGDDLPSELPEVSAFVRAEDEDGIVGVVSSVLGLEDVIVAPQDEGVLRTVEGASAFVKISEGCDRFCTFCAIPYIRGRYRSRAAEDVVGEVRSLMEGGVREVVLIGQDTGVWGRDLEGDQTLAGLLRRVARAVRPYGGWIRVLYLQPEGMTDELIATIRDVDEVLPYIDIPIQHCSARVLSSMGRSGSPEELRALFARLRKEIPGMVLRTTGMAGFPGETDEEAAELYDFIQEEEFDYTSVFSYSQEEGTRAAAMGDQVDEGVKLERTQRLVDLTEQLGFSATSSHVGERVRVIVDGVEEGADGPELIGHAWFQAPDSDGAVHLAAGEAAVGDVVEVDLVDSFCYELIGELAGGEA, encoded by the coding sequence ATGGCCAGCCGCTGCAGTTCGTCAACTATCGCTAGTGCGGGCGCCCCGCGCGTCCTGTTCGTCACGCTCGGCTGCGCCAAGAACGAGGTCGACACCGACCGCATGCGCGCACGCCTTCTGCGCGCGGGCTTCTCGGCGGCCGAGGACGCGCCCGATGCCGATGTCGCCATCGTGAACACCTGCTCGTTTCTGGCGTCGGCGACCCAGGAGTCCGTGGAGGTCACCCTCGAGCTCGCCGAGGCCAGCTCCGAGGGGGTCAGGTCGCGGCCGATCGTGATGTGCGGCTGCGTGCCGTCGCGCTACGGCGACGACCTGCCCTCCGAGCTGCCCGAGGTCAGCGCCTTCGTACGCGCCGAGGACGAGGACGGCATCGTGGGCGTGGTGAGCTCGGTCCTGGGGCTCGAGGACGTCATCGTGGCGCCGCAGGACGAGGGGGTGCTGCGCACCGTCGAGGGGGCGAGCGCCTTCGTCAAGATCTCCGAGGGCTGCGACCGCTTCTGCACCTTCTGCGCAATCCCCTACATCCGCGGCCGCTACCGCTCGCGCGCCGCCGAGGACGTCGTTGGCGAGGTGCGCTCGCTCATGGAGGGCGGCGTCCGCGAGGTCGTGCTCATCGGGCAGGACACCGGCGTCTGGGGCCGCGACCTCGAGGGGGACCAGACCCTCGCTGGACTCCTGCGCCGGGTCGCGCGGGCCGTCCGCCCGTACGGGGGCTGGATCCGCGTCCTGTACCTGCAGCCCGAGGGGATGACCGACGAGCTCATCGCCACGATCCGCGACGTCGACGAGGTCCTGCCCTACATCGACATCCCCATCCAGCACTGCTCGGCGCGCGTGCTCTCCTCCATGGGGCGCTCGGGCTCGCCCGAGGAGCTGCGGGCCCTGTTCGCGCGCCTGCGCAAGGAGATCCCGGGCATGGTGCTGCGCACGACCGGCATGGCGGGCTTTCCCGGCGAGACGGACGAGGAGGCGGCCGAGCTCTACGACTTCATCCAGGAGGAGGAGTTCGACTACACCTCCGTCTTCTCCTACTCGCAGGAGGAGGGCACCCGCGCGGCGGCCATGGGCGACCAGGTGGACGAGGGGGTCAAGCTCGAGCGCACCCAGCGACTTGTGGACCTCACCGAGCAGCTCGGCTTCTCCGCGACGTCGTCGCACGTGGGCGAGCGCGTGCGCGTGATCGTCGACGGGGTCGAGGAGGGCGCGGACGGCCCCGAGCTCATCGGCCACGCGTGGTTCCAGGCGCCCGACTCGGACGGCGCGGTGCACCTCGCGGCCGGCGAGGCTGCCGTGGGCGACGTCGTGGAGGTCGACCTCGTGGACTCCTTCTGCTACGAGCTCATAGGCGAGCTCGCGGGGGGCGAGGCGTAG